From Mobula hypostoma chromosome 3, sMobHyp1.1, whole genome shotgun sequence:
TTTCTATTATATGTTTGTAATGTATTTGACAAGCTCTATCAATAAacattcgaagaaggagtctgagagtctgagtgggagtgccgagaaagagatttttgaaattttcgttattttttttctccaacggctttctgagaggcgggactgcgcaggcgtgtgacgtcgggcagtgcagcgcggcagatttaaaagggcagacatcctgcttcgggtttgattcgaagaaggagtctgagagtctgagtgggagtgccgagaaagacatttttgaaattttcatttttttctctccaacggcgttctgagaggcgggactgcgcaggcgtgtgatgtcgggcagtgcagcgcggcagatttaaaaggaacaaagcctcatagagcgggcagcgtagtttgcgggcggtggAGTGAGCCGGgcgcagagtgaagacttaagggcttcggctcaccgggcttaggcggaagtgggcgaggcgaggaaggtttgacattcattttctgttgctatttgaggagaggggcattatgactgtgagggcagtttgctgttctcggtgtcggatatgggtggccctggagtctccaagcctcccggacgtctacatctgcgccaagtgcatcgagatgcagttcctaagggaccgcgttacggaactggagctgcagctcaatgaccttcgtctggtcagggagagcgaggaggtgatagagaggagtggaaggcaggtggtcacgccggggccacgggaggcagacaagtgggtcacggttaggagggggaaggggaaaagtcaggtgatggggagtaccccggtggctgtgccccttaacaacaggtactcctgtttgagtactgttggaggggcagcttacccgggggaagcgacagtggccctgcctccggcacagagtctggccctgtagctcagaagggtagggcaaggaagaggagggcagttgtgataggggactcgatagtaaaggggtcagataggcgattctgtggacgcagtccagagacccggatggtagtttgcctccctggtgccagggtccgggatatttctgatcgtgtccaacatatcctgaagtgggagggtgaggagccagaggtcgtggtacatataggtaccaatgacataggtaggaaaagggatgaggtcctgaaaggagaatatagggagctaggaagggagttgagaaaaaggaccgcaaaggtaataatctcgggattactgcctgtgccacgcgacagtgagagtaggaatgcgatgaggtggaggataaatgcgtggctgagggattggagcagggggcagggattcaagtttttggatcattgggacctcttttggcgcaggcgtgacctgtacaaaaaggacgggttacacttgaatcctagggggaccaatatcctggcagggagattagcgggggctactgaggtgactttaaactagaatggttggggggtggaaatcaaattaaagaggctaggcgtgaggaggttagttcacaacagagggatgggaaccagtgcagaaagacagaggggtgtaaagtgagcgtagaaggaaaaagtacaaaggagaaaagtaaaagtggcaggccgacaaatccagggcaagcattaaaaagggccacttttcaacataattgtacaagggctaagagagttgtaaaagagcgacTGAAGGCTTTacgtgtcaatgcaaggagcattcgtaataaggtggatgaattgaaagtgcagattgttattaatgattatgatatagttgggatcacagagacatgcctccagggtgaccagggatgggagctcaacgttcagggatattcaatattcaggagggatagacatgaaggaaggggaggtggggtggcgtttctggttaaaaaagagattaatgcaatagaaaggaaggacataagccgggaagatgtggaatcgatatgggtagagctgcgtaacactaaggggcagaagacgctggtgggagttgtgtacaggccacctaacagtagtagtgaggtcggagatggtattaaacaggaaattagaaatgtgtgcaataaaggaacagcagttataatgggtgacttcaatctacatgaagactgggtgaaccaaattggtaaaggtgctgaggaagaggatttcttggaatgtatgcgggatggttttttgaaccaacatgttgaggaaccaactagagagcaggctattctggactgggttttgagcaatgaggaagggttaattagcgatcttgtcgtgagaggccccttgggtaagagtgaccataatatggtggaattcttcattaacatggagagtgacatagttaattcagaaacaaaggttctgaacttaaagaggggtaactttgaaggtatgagacgtgaattagctaagatagactggcaaatgacacttaaaggattgacggtggatatgcaatggcaagcatttaaaggttgcatggatgaactacaacaattgttcatcccagtttggcaaaagaataaatcaaggaaggtagtgcacccgtggctgacaagagaaattagggatagtatcaattccaaagaagtagcatacaaattagccagagaaagtggctcacctgaggactgggagaaattcagagttcagcagaggaggacaaagggcttaattaggaaggggaaaaaagattatgagagaaaactggcagagaacataaaaacggactgtaaaagcttttatagatatgtaaaaaggaaaagactgataaagacaaatgtaggtcccctgcagacagaaacaggtgaagtgattatggggagcaaggacatggcagaccaattgaataattactttggttctgtcttcactaaggaggacataaataatcttccagaaatagtaagggacagagggtccagtgagatggaggaactgagtgaaatacatgttagtagggaagtggtgttaggtaaattgaagggattgaaggcagataaatccccagggccagatggtctgcatcctagagtgcttaaggaggtagcccaagaaatagtggatgcattagtgataatttttcaaaactcgttagattctggactagttcctgaggattggagggtggctaatgtaaccccactttttaaaaaaggagggagagagaaaccggggaattataggccggttagcctaacgtcggtggtggggaaactgctggagtcagttatcaaggatgtgataacagcacatttggaaagcggtgaaatgatcggacaaagtcagcatggatttgtgaaaggaaaatcatgtctgacgaatcccatagaattttttgaggatgtaactagtagagtggataggggagaaccagtggatgtggtatatttggattttcaaaaggcttttgacaaggtcccacacaggagattagtgtgcaaacttaaagcacacggtatggggggtaaggtattggtgtgggtggagaattggttagcagacaggaagcaaagagtgggaataaacgggaccttttcagaatggcaggcggtgactagtggggtaccgcaaggctcagtgctgggaccccagttgtttacaatatatattaacgacttggatgagggaattaaatgcagcatctccaagtttgcggatgacacgaagctgggtggcagtgttagcagtgaggaggatgctaagaggatgcagggtgacttggataggttgggtgagtgggcaaactcatggcagatgcgatttaatgtggataaatgtgaagttatccactttggtggcaaaaataggaaaacagattattatctgaatggtggccgattaggaaaaggggtggtgcaacgagacctgggtgtcattatacaccagtcattgaaagtgggcatgcaggtacagcaggcggtgaaaaaggcgaacggtatgctggcatttatagcgagaggattcgagtacaggagcagggaggtactactgcagttgtacaaggccttggtgagaccacagctggagtattgtgtgcagttttggtcccctaatctgagcaaagacatctttgccatagagggagtacaaagaaggttcaccagattgatttctgggatggcaggtctttcatatgaagaaagactggatgaactgggcttgtactcgttggaatttagaagattgaggggggatctgattgaaacgtataagatcctaaagggattggacaggctagatacgggaagattgttcccgatgttggggaggtccagaacgaggggtcacagtttgaggatagaggggaagccttttaggaccgagattaggaaaaacttcttcacacagagagtggtgaatctgtggaattctctgccacaggaaactgttgaggccagttcattggctatgtttaagagggagttagatatggcccttgtggctatgggggtcagggggtatggagggaaggctggggcggggttctgagttggatgatcagccatgatcataataaatggcggtgcaggctcgaagggccgaatggcctactcctgcacctattttctatgtttctatgtttctattacatgtTATTCCAGTGATAATGACAGTACAATGTGAGATTTTATTCACTTTAATTTGAGGTATTTCACTGGTATTatttttttataggcatctgttaatctcatgagaccatggatttgtgccttggaaggtttccaggacgcaggcctgggcaaggttgcatggaagaccagcagttgcccatgctgcaagtctcccctctccacgacaccaatgttgtccaagagaagggcattagggcagagcaatgtgtggttaagtgccttgctcaaggacacacacgctgcctcagccaaggctagaactagcaaccttcaaatcactagatgcacaccttaaccatttggccacgcgccACCACACTGGTATTAAGTGTCAAACTAATTAATCATATTTTCACGTCTCCAGGTATCGGTGTGGACGACATGTTTGTTATGCTTTCAGGCTGGCAAACGACAAAAGTCAAAGATAAAGTTGAAAAACGTTTGGCAGACACGTATGCTGAAGCAGCTGTTTCCATCACAATCACCACATTGACTGATGTTTTAGCCTTTTATATTGGCATCCTGACACCTTTTCGATCTGTGCAATCATTTTGTGTTTACACTGGTACAACGGTTCTGTTCTGCTTTATTTATAACATTACATTTTTTGGAGCTGTTCTTGCACTGAATGGGAGAAGGGAAGCCAGTAACAGGCACTGGCTGACATTCAGAAAGGCTGACAAAGATCCTAAACCAGGAGAATCTACACTGAGCACCATGTGTTGTGTAGGTGGGGCTTATGATCCGAAAACAGGTGCCGAATCAGAACATCCAGTCCACTACTTCTTTAAGGAATATTACGGTCCATTCCTCACCAATGTATGGACCAAGGCAGCTGTGGTTCTCCTGTATTTAGGATATTTAGCTGGCAGTATTTATGGCTGTTTACAGATCAAGGAGGGAATTGATCTCAGAAATCTGGCCTTTGATGATTCATATGTGATACCGTTTTATGATGCGGAAAGAGATTTTTTCTCAGAGTATGGACCACGAATCAtggtcactgtcactgagtctgtAGATTACTGGAATTCCACTGTGCGGAGTGATATTGAAACCTGTATGGAGAGATTTGAAAACCTCTCATATGTAGATCGTGAACTGTCAGAGTCCTGGCTTCGTAGCTACGTTAGTGTATATGGAAATAACAGTATAGATATAGACAAGCAAGATACGTTCATGAGAAACTTAACAAAATTCCTTCAGTTCGTCCCTGCATTCAAACAAGATATTGACATTTCAGAAAATGAACAGAACATTAATGCTTCACGTTTTTTCATTCAAACCATGAATGTCAATAGTTCAGTTGCTGAAAAAAACATACTGACTGAATTAAGAGATCTGGTAAAGAAATGTAGAATTCCCCTGCTGGTATATCACCCTGCATTTATCTATTTTGATCAATATCTTGTTATAGTATCCAACACAATACAGAATGTAGTTGTGGCTGCCCTGGCTATGCTTCTTATCGCCTTATTGTTAATACCTAATCCAGTCTGCTCTCTCTGGGTCACATTTGCAACAGCGTCAGTTTTAGTGGGTGTAACTGGGTTGATGGCTCTTTGGGGTGTCAATTTAGATTCCATATCAATGATTAATCTGGTCATCTGCATCGGCTTTTCAGTGGATTTTTCAGCTCACATTTCCTATGCATTTGTTTCAAGTGGCAAAGGCAGTTACAATGAAAGAGCTATCGATGCACTGTATGCTCTTGGGTATCCCATTATCCAGGGAGCAGTTTCAACCATACTGGGTGTGGTTGTGCTGGCTGCTGCAGAAAGTTACATCTTCAGGACATTTTTCAAAATCATGTTTCTTGTCATATCTTTTGGGGCAGTTCATGGTCTTGTATTCCTGCCTGTGTTTCTGACTTTCTGTGGACACAATAGAAAGTCAAACAGTGTAATAGTAGACAAGGAAGCAAATCAGCAGGAAAACTTTTCACCAAACAAACGTCAGGCACATTTTGGAAGAACAGACAATGTGGTAAATTGTCAGAAAAACAACATGTATTACAACAAAGCATATGAAAGTCCAAAACCTGGCAACTTTAATCCATATGGCAAACGTGTGGAAATGCCTGATCCAGATTGTCCATAATACTGTGGATACACAAAGGGATGGCAGCTGCTGGATTCTGGAACAACAAACAGTCtgcctttcacctctcacctgatGGTTCCCATTATTACCTTCCTTATATCAGACTCCACCATTGGTAGCCTTTGTATTCCTGCTTATCATCCTCTAGGATCTGTGTCCAacttcaccctccccaccctcctcctggctcaatctccctccttttctttgtCTTGTTCCATCTATCATGTCTCCGagctccacccctccctctcccctacctCATTAGATCTGTTTGTCATCCTCTTCCTCCCTCAGTTCACCAATCACTTCCGGCCTCCGTGTCAATGTAAAATAATGTAAAATAATGACAGTCTTTCAAAAAAATGTGGTTATTaattttttgcaattattttcatttttatttgtatttaatCATCACTAAATCGTTTGTTTACTGAAGAGTATACTGAAATATTTTTGGATATAATTCATTCAATGCATTGAGTACTTATATAATGTATTACCATTTTAGTTTACAATCTTTGTAATATGTTCATAAGTTAAAATTTATGATATTCACCGGTGTTGTGCAGTGTGAAGTTTTTTTGTCTACGTTTAATTCAGTTTTATGGTATCATCTCATAACATGAACCCATGCAACAGTTGTGAAGTGGGCGATTGTATTGTATTAAAGATTGTCCAAAATCATCCACCCCTGAGGACCACTTTTTTCTCTTGTTCATTACTTACCAATAAGCTCACATCTGCAACTCGACTGACTAAAAGTTCTTCAATAtttcagtcacaaacaagagaaaatctgtagattctggaaatccaagtaacacacacaaaatgctggaggaactcagcaggccaggcaggagatatggaaaagagcacagtcgatgttttgggccgagacccttcagcaggcttTGCTTCAGTGTTGTGTTTTCAAAAATTGTTTctggtatatataaaaaatatataaaaaagctTGGCctgtgttgaaactggagcaccctgaggaaacacacacatttCACCGGGAggacttacaaactccttacaggcgggtgttggaactgaactctgaactccaatgccctgaactGTAAAAGTGTCACACTAAATATTTTAGATATCTGGGTTGAAGGGAGCTATTAAGTTTGCAACAATTTCATCAAATGGGAATTTTCCCATTCACCGATTACCCCATTGAGTTATACACTATTGTCACTTATTGTCTTTAAAATCTTCTTTTACTTCTGCAGCCTAGAATTTCTAGATACCCTGTGCTCAAGAGCATTGCAGTGTAGAGGGGTTCGAAAATGTTCCTGAGCAGAAGATCACTTTCAATTTTATAACCCTGTGATAAACAGAATTATTACTCTAAATGTATTTCCCTCATTTGTTTTCACTAAGTTAATTTATGAAATAGACTTAGAAATAAAATTGCATCAAATTTTCTTCAATTTAgcaacttttatttttaaaactggGTTTCTGTAGTTTCTCCAGTCAGTGGATGAGGTGGGAAAGAGCTTTCTTGATTCTCTTACAGTTGGGAGACCATCCAGTTGGACAGCTAAGAAGTCTTCTCCCTTGCTGCTTACTCCCTGAATATTTGGGTAAATACATGAACCACCCAGAGCAAACTATCATGCAACCTCCCGCAAAACAGTGGAGGAAGCATAGCATATCGTTACTGAAGGAACATTGGGGATAGAAATGCTGAAACAATGATTTTCATGGTATTTGAGCCCATTGAATCCTCCACATGGTGTGTCCATCTTCATTTAGATGATGTGGCATCATGCCCACTGGTGTCaccatgacaactggatcttcccctcccattacaaattcctctgcaggtcaagtAAGATGTCTCGAATCCAGGCACCAGGTAGGCCAGTCAGCTCTATCCCTGTGACAGAGAACTTTATCTAtccccctgactatactatcccccaattaccactacatttcttttctcttccccctctcgaatggctccctgaaccttagtgccacagttaggttgctcagccttcctacagcccccactctcatccacaaagggagcaagaatctcagatcTGTTGGACAAGGGCAAGGGCTGAGGCCCCTCCAGCAAtttctcttggatcccactacctgcctcacttgcagtcacacccttttgtccctgaccacagaccgaatttgaggcagctCATCTAATGGGTGTGCCTACCTCCTGAAAAAGTGTCCAGGTAACTCTACCTCTCCCTGATGTgccgcagtgtttgaagctcagattccaggtcatcagctttgagcctgagttcctcgagcagccaatgcttgctgcagatgtggtcaccaggaaccacaatggggttCTCCAGCTctcacatcatgcagctacagagCATCACCTGATCAGAAACAGAGCGTCACCTAAAACACTAAATCTTTAGTATAGAGGTCAGTCATAgattgttattgtgaaagcatgtttatttgattATGGTTTGTGAAAGAGAAAGTGAATGTTTTGCACATTTAGCAAATTTGCCCCCATTCTCCTACACCTCaggaaataaaatcctaacctgctcaacttttctctataactcaggtcctcaagccctggcatcatccttgtaaaatttttctgtagttttttaaatctttctgGTAGGTAGAGACTTCAATTGGAATGAGACTGTCCCATGCACTATTACTCTTTTCCTCTCAgtttttctgaccctgtgcaaGTTCAAGTCATGAACAAAGAGAGAAGTAGTTTGGATATTGTGGTCAGCAGAGTGAGAATTGAGGCTTTCCATTGACAATCAAAGAGCTGTTAGCCAATAATTCTTCCAACAGAGACCCTGAAACAACTCACTTATTACAATGTCAAaggagaccattcggcccattgctTCCCAATGGAGTTATCCTATTAGTCCCACGACCCCTTTGGTAGCTCTGTAATACATTGTCACACACATCTTGGTATTGATTTTTTTGCCATTTACCTAGACTCCGGATAATCTTCAATAGCCAACTAACTTATTTACTCGATTTGGGGATGGGGAAGGAATCCAGAACATCTGGGAAAATAGGGAGAATTTGCAACTTCATGATGAAGTGAGATCAGGATCTAACCTGGAACCCGGGAGCAACGGGGCAACAGTGTCAACCTATTGTGCCACCATGCTACCCTGAGGAAACCAGCATGGTTTGTCTCAAGTTCCCTGTTTGATGGCAAACTCTGTCACCCTGGGCAACACTCCACCTGTCCCaccacccatacaca
This genomic window contains:
- the LOC134344456 gene encoding patched domain-containing protein 3-like codes for the protein MSCYKTNCVEKVLRTAFEKLGKIVGTNPWWFFTIPLLISAGLGAGFYFLPVREANDLEEQFTPISGPAKSEREFIKEHFPTNDSELFFEQRLYTDGTFASFIAVSKGNNILTTDAFKKIVSLDEKVKQLNISDNSHAIWNYTSLCVRRLDSCISNVILKLIERNPTLVESINFTYPRTGKEFIGSTVGGVKLIPESNIIETAKAIQIDYYLQEDREEMKERSLLWLKNFLSAFPKELMNLPEIEVSYFTSISRQEEFEGNSEKIIPLFSVTYFLSIFFSITSCMRFDCVRNKVWVAALGVVSAGFAVLSGFGLLLFCGMKFAINTANAPFLILGIGVDDMFVMLSGWQTTKVKDKVEKRLADTYAEAAVSITITTLTDVLAFYIGILTPFRSVQSFCVYTGTTVLFCFIYNITFFGAVLALNGRREASNRHWLTFRKADKDPKPGESTLSTMCCVGGAYDPKTGAESEHPVHYFFKEYYGPFLTNVWTKAAVVLLYLGYLAGSIYGCLQIKEGIDLRNLAFDDSYVIPFYDAERDFFSEYGPRIMVTVTESVDYWNSTVRSDIETCMERFENLSYVDRELSESWLRSYVSVYGNNSIDIDKQDTFMRNLTKFLQFVPAFKQDIDISENEQNINASRFFIQTMNVNSSVAEKNILTELRDLVKKCRIPLLVYHPAFIYFDQYLVIVSNTIQNVVVAALAMLLIALLLIPNPVCSLWVTFATASVLVGVTGLMALWGVNLDSISMINLVICIGFSVDFSAHISYAFVSSGKGSYNERAIDALYALGYPIIQGAVSTILGVVVLAAAESYIFRTFFKIMFLVISFGAVHGLVFLPVFLTFCGHNRKSNSVIVDKEANQQENFSPNKRQAHFGRTDNVVNCQKNNMYYNKAYESPKPGNFNPYGKRVEMPDPDCP